The following nucleotide sequence is from Paroedura picta isolate Pp20150507F chromosome 1, Ppicta_v3.0, whole genome shotgun sequence.
CAGCAGCATACTTCCCTCTTCCCTATATCCCCTTCCTGGGCTGGAACCAGGCGAGATGTTCCAGTGGATTGAATCATCTTTCCTGCGACCCTGGCTGCCTGTGGCAATGGACACGCAAACACAGGGGAGCAAGGAACCTACTGTTAAGGCCGGCCAACTTTTGACTGGACCCAGGGAGGGTGTTCTCTGCACACGCAAACGCGCGTACGCACACACATaagccgccgccaccgccaccgccacccatGAGCCCTTTGGAAGCCTTCTCGGACTGTGCCTggaggcaaggaagaaagagagagagagagagaagagcgacagagtgagatggggggggggcagacacgcACGGGCCTCTGTCGCACATGCATCCATATACTCACTGCACTCCATTGCCTGGTTAGCCGCCTGTAAAGGTCAAAACACACCATTCATTACACACTTTGCTACCGTTTCAAGGAGAGTTCAGAGCAGTCgccatccttccttcctgtttgtctgccttgttttgttttgtttgttttaaggggggaggggggaacaatcaAAAGGCTGGAGGAGTAAGGGGttagggggagggggccaggggccggcccccctccccagctccctgcccctcctcctcctcctcctccgccggcggcggcggcggagttCACTGCACAGGAGTCTGTACCCCgtggtgcggcggcggcggcgtgtcCCTGCTGGCCCCATACACGTCCTCGGCTCCCGGCAGAGTCCCTCCCGGGGGAGTCATGcgtttctctttctgtctcctgtTACAAAACCACACGCGGACCACCTCTTTCTCCAGCTGGAGGCTGTCCGCCAGCGAGGTGATCTCCTGGGCGGAGGGCTTGGGGCACTTGAGGAAATGGCTCTCGAGGGCGCCCTTGACGCTCACCTCGATGGAGGTGCGTTTTTTCCGCTTGCGCCCCTGCGCCGCGATCTTGTCTATGCTGGTGGGGCTGCCGGACGACGAATCCGCCTCCTCGAGCCACTTGTTCAACAAAGGCTTCAACTTGCACATGTTCTTGAAGCTCAGCTGCAGGGCCTCGAAGCGGCAGATGGTCGTCTGCGAGAAGACGTTGCCGTAGAGCGTGCCCAGCGCCAAGCCCACGTCCGCTTGGGTAAATCCCAGTTTGATGCGCCGCTGCTTGAACTGCTTGGCGAACTGCTCCAGATCGTCCGAGGTCGGCGTGTCCTCGTCCGAGTGCGcctcgtggtggtggtggtgctgcggGTGGTGGTGCTGCCCGGCGTGCgggtgctgctgctgcggcggcggcggctgggggAGGTGGTCCGGGTGgtgcgggggcggcggcggcggcgggggctgcTGCTCCTCGTGGGCGTCCCGCAGGCCGTGGTGGTGCATGCCCGGCTGCCCGGCGCCCAGCATCCCGTTGACCGTGAAGCCCGGCGGCTGCGAGTAGAGGAGCCCGCCCTGGCCGCCGCCGTTGGCCGCCGCCATGCCCGGCGGCAGGTGAGCCGAGCCGCCCGTCCTCCAGGCCACGGCCGCGGCCACGGCGGCGTGGTGGCTGCCGGCGTGGTGCACCAGGTGCGGCGGTCggccgggctgctgctgctgctgctgcgggtggtgctgctgttgctgctgctgctgctgctgctgcagctcgtCCCCCCGGCCGCCGGCCTGCACCACCGAGGGCTTGATGTCCTGCTGGCCCAGCGGGCTGGGCGACCAGGGCGAgtcccctccgccgccgccgccgccgcctcctccaccgccgcctccgccgccgcccccgccgccgccgtggGACAGCGCCGTGATCCACTGGTGAGCGTGGCTGAGCGGGTGCCCGTTGCTCTGCAGCGCGTAGTCCGCCTGCACCAGCGCCTGGGCGTCCCTGTAGCCGGCGCCCGGCTGCATGCTCCCCGGCGGCTCGGCGTGCACCATGGGCGAGCTGGAGGTGAGCAGGCTGTAGTGGTTAGACGCTGTGGTCGCCATGACTCTCCGAGCCGGACTGAGGGCTCCGCTTAAAGGAGCCACGCATTTGACAGCTACTTTTTCGCCTCGGGCTCCTCTCGCCGCGCGCTTCCCCCGCAAGTCCGCTTGGCAGAGCCCACTGCAAAGGCACGCGTCcccgctcctccctccctccggccccCATTGGCTCCCTGCGCTTTGATTTACGTGGAGACCTCTAGCAACCGGCGCAGGGGGAGCCTCCCATTGGCCCCGGCCCTGGCGCCGACACCACGCCCCCCGCACTGCCTCCCGCTCTTTGTAATCAAACTCTAAGGAGGGagacaaggggaggggagggaatggggcggcgggggggggggggtgaagaagcGCGCAGGGGCGAAGTGCGGGGGCGGGGGGTGTTGCTTGCAGCCACATGGGctgagttgggaggggggaggctggaggagGCTGAACCCCCGGGGCGCGCGGGTGGGTCTGCTTGTTGTTTTGTCGCGCGTTTTTCCCAGCCTCGCTGAGGTTTGCAGGGAGAGCGAGCAGAAGGCGGACTGGCCCGACTCGCCGCGAGGCTCGGCGGATAGCCTCTCCTGTTGCTTGCGTTCATTGTTCCCCAGCGCGTCCGGATGGGTGGCGAGTGCAGGAccgactcctccccctccccccctccccagccgctctgaagcagcagcagggctCATCCCTTGGGGTGCAAACAAGCGCCATCCGGACGGGCGCGGGAGCAGGGCTTGGCCAGAGGCTTTGGGgggatccccctcccctctcatctCCTCTCTCCGCTCCCTAGATGGTGGGCTCCCCCTGTATCCCCGCGCCCCAATGCCGGCTCCCACGCAACGGCCAGAAATTGTTTGGCAACAACTTCGAGATCGCGCTTTTTGCAGCCGTGGCTGGCGGCTCCCTTGGGCTCACTCTGAAGCGGGGAGCAGCCGCCCGATCAGCCCCCGAGGCGCCTCGTGCTCCGAAGCCAAAACTCTTCTCTGATCCCCTTAGCAAAGCTGCCCGAAGCGCGGGGCCACCGCTCGCCTCCCTCGGCCCGCACTCCGGCCGCTTGTCTTCTGCCTTTGGAACCCCCGGGGGAAGTCGCTGCTCCCTTCCCACCATGGCAGGCGAAGGGAGAGGAGGGCCCActaggggaggcgggggggggggagcgccgctGCCTCCTCGGGAGAGACGCTCTCTCCTAAGTCCACGAACTGTCCCAGCAGCAGGTGCTGCCAGAGAACAAAACCCGGATTCGCTAAGAATCTCAGGGCTTAACACTTTGCAGAGCACAGAGGCAAAAGCTAACAGGCTTTGTTCGTCCGGGCTTCACTTCCCCCGGGACCACCAGTGTGCCTacaggtctttctttctttctttctttctttctttctttctttctttctttctttctttctttctttctttctttctttctttctttctttctttctttctttctttctttctttctttctgatggGATCTTAGAAATCTGGCACCGTCCAGTCAAGCTCAACTGGCTTTTAAGGCTGTGCGAGTGGGTCGCCGTGGGTCTTGAGCCCAAAGGCCACTCCGTAGGTCTACCTGGATCTTTCCTGGCTGGCCACCCAATCCCActctctggagggccaggttGTCAGAGCAGCATGAAGAAGAGAAAACTCTGAGTTGGGCTGTGGGGGAATCAGAAGGATGGCTTCTGGGCTGGGCTGGAGCAAGAGCTTTCCTAAAACAAAGTAGCACCTGGCCAGGCTCTGCGCCACTTCTGGCCGCCTGGCGTCCCGTCCTCCGCTGTGAGCCAGCCAAGAAGCCGGAGCGTCCTCTTAGAACAGGCTGATCCAGGTCAGAGAATGGCCACGGCGGATGCTCTTATGTTATCTTATTTGAGATGCTGCATGGGACAGAAGGGGAAATTTACGACCGTAAGCGAGAAGCAGC
It contains:
- the POU3F2 gene encoding POU domain, class 3, transcription factor 2 isoform X2; the encoded protein is MATTASNHYSLLTSSSPMVHAEPPGSMQPGAGYRDAQALVQADYALQSNGHPLSHAHQWITALSHGGGGGGGGGGGGGGGGGGGGGDSPWSPSPLGQQDIKPSVVQAGGRGDELQQQQQQQQQQHHPQQQQQQPGRPPHLVHHAGSHHAAVAAAVAWRTGGSAHLPPGMAAANGGGQGGLLYSQPPGFTVNGMLGAGQPGMHHHGLRDAHEEQQPPPPPPPPHHPDHLPQPPPPQQQHPHAGQHHHPQHHHHHEAHSDEDTPTSDDLEQFAKQFKQRRIKLGFTQADVGLALGTLYGNVFSQTTICRFEALQLSFKNMCKLKPLLNKWLEEADSSSGSPTSIDKIAAQGRKRKKRTSIEEQDWGDALPLPSNHPLTTLLQSCL
- the POU3F2 gene encoding POU domain, class 3, transcription factor 2 isoform X1 translates to MATTASNHYSLLTSSSPMVHAEPPGSMQPGAGYRDAQALVQADYALQSNGHPLSHAHQWITALSHGGGGGGGGGGGGGGGGGGGGGDSPWSPSPLGQQDIKPSVVQAGGRGDELQQQQQQQQQQHHPQQQQQQPGRPPHLVHHAGSHHAAVAAAVAWRTGGSAHLPPGMAAANGGGQGGLLYSQPPGFTVNGMLGAGQPGMHHHGLRDAHEEQQPPPPPPPPHHPDHLPQPPPPQQQHPHAGQHHHPQHHHHHEAHSDEDTPTSDDLEQFAKQFKQRRIKLGFTQADVGLALGTLYGNVFSQTTICRFEALQLSFKNMCKLKPLLNKWLEEADSSSGSPTSIDKIAAQGRKRKKRTSIEVSVKGALESHFLKCPKPSAQEITSLADSLQLEKEVVRVWFCNRRQKEKRMTPPGGTLPGAEDVYGASRDTPPPPHHGEQDWGDALPLPSNHPLTTLLQSCL